From the Miscanthus floridulus cultivar M001 unplaced genomic scaffold, ASM1932011v1 os_1142_1_2, whole genome shotgun sequence genome, the window tgatatttatgatcaatgctacagagagacggggatattgatgaagatgttagccatagaatcaaagcagtgtggatgaagtggcggcaagcatctggtgtcctatgtgacaaaagggtactacagaagctaaaaggcaagttttataggatgacGATTAGacttgctatgttgtatggtgcagaatgttggcatacgaaaagacgacatgttcaatagataagtgtcgcggaaatacgtatgttgcgttagatttgcggtcatacaagaagggatcgagttcggaacgatgatatatgtgatagattagggtagcaccaattgaagaaaagcttgtccaacaccggttgagatggttttgacatgtccaacggagacctccagaggcaccggtgcgtagtggaatcctaagtcaggatagtaacgtgaagagaggcagaggaagaccgaagttgacttgggtagagtcaataaaaggagacttgaaaggatggaatatacccaaagacttagccttagataggagtgcttgaaagacagctattcacgtgcctgaaccttgattgcttctgctgggtttcaactctagactaccctaacttgtttgggacttaaaggcttaaTCCCTGTGAGAGTTGTAGCCTTAATCTTGCTCTATATGAATTAATATCCTACTGCTTGTCAAGTTTGCATGAGACTTTGCTCAGTTCATGTGTAACGACCGGCTACCAAGGTTTCATCCTTTTTGTTATGTCATTTTGATGCAATAGGGGAACCATCTTTTCAAGCAATCATTAGTTAGTGACTGAAGCTTAATTTATTCTCTTTGCTTGAGAAATATACTTTGTTGTTCTGCTGCTCAAGTTGGACAGACCAGTTTGCTTGAGCATTGTTTCTTCCGCTGCACCTGAGTTAAGCCAACATTGTTGTTTTGTGTATTTTTAGTAACAGCTGTGAGCTCTTGCTATTTTCTAGCGCTTTGTCCTCTGCAAGTGCAGTACCCATTTTCAGCAGCTAGTCCTAAAGCTTATTCCTTATTAGTTTGGTCGGCAAGTGTGCTTACATTGTATGGTCTCTTGCGTGTTTATCTGTTAGCTGTTTTTTTCCAAGTTGCAATTGCACCATACAAATTCTTGTAACTATCTATTAGTTTCCTATGTAATTGTTTGGCTTGCAGGCATGTATAATTTTGTGGGTGAGGATTTCATTGCCGAGCTTATATGGATAGCATTCACCTATCTATATAAGCTAGCTGCAACCCGCTGCAATTAGAATGCAACTGGTTGCATCAACTATATGCTGTGTCATTCTTTTAAATGGCTGCAGAATGTGGAATTTTTGTAGTCAGTATGTGTCCATAGTTGTAGTTATCCTATATCCCAAATTGTAACTGAGTATGAAATGGACTAGAAATTGTCTGTAATTGAGTTTGCAATTGATTTAGCTGTACCTACTTGTAGCGGAGTTTCGACAACCTAGTAGCCACCACTGAGATTCTGTGATTCAGAGCCTCACTGTATGATCATATCCAGGGGTATTTTTTTATGATCATGTGCAGACTACTCCAACAGGCAAGTTGCAATTGACATGGTACTTGCCTGTTGTTTTCCATAGCCCTAATGCTCAGAGAAACTTGCCTGTTGATTTTGAATAGTTGTTGTTTGTAGTATCCTCCTCATGGCTTTTTGGGGTTCTACATTTTAGTCAACTTGTGATTGAGGTAATGGTTTACTTCGTTTGGTTAGGACTAATCTAAAACATGCTGTACATAGAAGAAGCACTCGAATGGAAATAGCCTCATTCAGTCATTCTCAGGTCTGTAGTGTTCATAGTGCTGCATAGGATTTAGCAGTCCTTTGACAGATTCTTAACTTGGTCCAAATTGTCCGATTGCCATAGTAGTAGCACTGATGGTCCAACAATTTGACTGCACACAAACAATGGCCACAGTAACAATTGTAGCTCCACTTTGCCCGATGAGAGTATATACCACCACCAAGCCACCAATAGATATAATCAACTAATCTTAagatgtttttgttttttttcctgtACTTATGGATGTGAGGGTCACTTTCAACTAGTTATACTGTCTGCTCTTTAATTTTGTTATGATATCCTGTTAAAGCCTATAAGTTTGCATTTTCATTTCTGTCAACCTACAGGACCGATCGTCGTAAACAAAAGAAGGAGACGGACTTTGAGACCTTGCACCGTGACTACATTGACCACTGGGAAAACTTTCATGAGAACTTGTATGAGAATTACCAGCCCCACACGAACGAGAACTCGTACCTATCTTGGCACAGACGGGCAACAAGGACCAAGTTTAAGGTGCAATGGACCCAAACAGGCTATGCCGACattgagtcctccgacgatgaacaAACGTCTTATGACCTTGCCACGAGGGCCGGGACGCAGGTGGAGCCTACACCGATCCTGGACCGAGTGGTAATGTCAACTATAACCCCATCATTTAAATACCATTGCATGCAGTTGCCTGTGCCGGTGTCCGCTTATTTTGCTTGTAGCTAAGCAAGGCCTGAAATTTTTGACTCCCGGCAGCACAATAACGTCACATTTACAAAGCATATGTGGTCACAAGCTTACAGAATTAAGCACTGTTGCACTAAGTATGCATATAAATATAATCtatagcgccgagctcggcgccatataTTTTGGCACTAAGGTACTGGCCACGTCAACGCCATCTAGGATGTCTTGTTGTGCTCGGCCAAGAACCTCGGAGCCAAGAtatgtggcgccgagacgtgttacctcagcgtcatgagtcctggcgccgacCTCCAGGGTCTAAAGATGAGTTTACGTCTTCCAGAGGgctaaacgtaaattttctttaaaaaagagccaaattataaaaaattgggGTTCTCCGTCAAGTGTTTACACTATGACCCTCGTATTAAAATGTCGGTGCTCCGAAAATGGAGTCTTCCGGCCCAGTCCCTACCGTAGCACGGTATAAGTACATGAAAGGAGCTCGAGCTTGGTGTCAAACAGTTTTCAGTTTCACTTTTTTCCAATTCATTTGGTAGGATGTGGGGACCTGAGATACGGGGGGAAGGAGAAACTCTCTTCCAAGCAGAGCCTAATGCTTAGAAGCTCGCTGAGACTGACGATATATATACCCTCAAAAAGCTCACATTCCTAAAGCTAGAGCTAACTTGTTAGTCAAACATCATTTCTATTCTAGTATGCTCCAATTTCAAAGTTCGTCAGAACACACTCTCAAACATACTCGTAGCCGTAGTAGTCATGTCCTACCTCTAGTCCTCTACCCTTTTAAGCAGCCACCCTACATAGCATGATTCTAACATAAAGTAGGAGGTGGCCACCTCAGCCGCTTGAGGCTTACAAACGTCAGAGCAGTCTAATACCCACTATTAAAGGCCTATTTGGTCAGTTAGAGATTGTAAATATCCAACTTGGAGAATGTGGATTGTCAAAATTTAAGCTGCAAAAACTTAAGAAAGGTATTGCTAAAAACCGCACCAACAAGCTAAGCTCATGCATCAACTAAAGTTTGTGGCTGAAAATTTTGAGTACTTCAGCGCTTAACTGAATAGACTGTTGAAGATGCTCTTACGATGTTACGATGAAGAACAGCTTGGCAGCCCAAATTTGAGTACTTCAGCACTTAACTGACACTATGTTACACAAGCACCGCGCTTCATGCATTCTGGGCTCTGCCCCTGCTTGTGACTGAAATGATTTATCATGTACGAGAGTTGGGACAAAATAATTCAACTAAACACACAATCCAAAGGACGTCATGACTGATTAGTAGTGATTAAGAATGCAAGTTCTAATTATTTTGGGATATTGGATCGACTCAAAGACTTGCTCAAATAAATTAGACGGTATTTCACGTGATTTGAGTGGTGAGACGAGTGAACGAGCCGATCAAAAGAAAACACCGCTAGATCCTTAGTCGTGACTCGTGATTCATCTCTTCTCACCCACAGCTATATGTATCTTTCCACAGCATAAGGCCTTCCACCGCCCATAAAATGCACAGCTAAATATGATTCTTTGTTTATTTTCACAATTTAAAACCCACATCTTAATATTTTCTGAGTCTTCAGTTGAGGTGGAAAGAGCTCCGATTTGTCCTGAATTTGCGGGCAAACGGTTTCTGTCTACAGTATTTCAAACTCGATGTTAGACAGTTTGTTAGGACTGACGGAACTGTTGCAGGGAATGATTCTGATAACGCTGGCTGTATCGCTCAAGTCCCTCCAGCCGCAATGCACGCCGGACGGCGGCTGCGCGGCGGCGACGCGGCAGCAGGTGGCCTTCTTCTACGGGGCGCTCTACACCATGGCCATCGGAGCGGGCGGCACCAAACCCAACATCTCGACGTTCGGCGCGGATCAGTTCGACGACTTCGACGCGCGGGAGCGCGAGGTCAAGGCATCCTTCTTCAACTGGTGGATGTTCAGCTCCTTCACCGGCGGCCTTGTCGCCGTGCTCGTCCTCGTCTTCGTGCAGGAGAACGTCGGCTGGGGCGTCGGGTACACCATCCCCACCGTCGGCCTCGCCCTGTCCCTCCTCTTCTACGTGGGCACGCCGTTCTACCGGCACGAGCCCGTCCAGCGGGACACGGCAGCCAGCCCGGCGAGGCTGGTCGGCAGGGTGTTCAGCGAGGCGTTCGTGAACAGGAGGCACCGGCTTCCCAGCGACGCTGCCGAGCTGCAGGAGCACGAGACCGCGTGGTACACCGCGGCGGGGAAGCGGCGGCTGCACCACACGCGGGCGTTCCGGGTCCTTGACAGGGCGGCCCTGAGGTCTGACACGAGGCGGCTGCTGCCGTGCACGGTgaccgaggtggaggaggtgaagctGATTATCGGAATGATCGTGGTGTGGCTGTCGACGTTGGTGCCCTGCACGATCTGGGCGCAGGTGAACACCCTGTTCGTGAAGCAGGGCACCACGCTGGACCGCTCCATGGGCGGCGTGCGCATCCCAGCGGCGTCCCTGGGCAGCTTCATCACAATCTCGATGCTGCTCTCCATCCCGGTGTACGACTGCGTGCTGGTGCCGCTGGTCCGGCGCCGCACGGGCAACCCTCGCGGCATCACGCTCCTCCAGCGCTTGGGCATCGGGTGCGCGTTCCAGGTGCTGGTGGTGGCGTGCGCCTACCTCGTCGAAGTCCGGCGTATGCGCGTGATCCGGGAGCGGTCCGTCCACCACGCCGGCGACACCGTGCCGATGAGCATATTCTGGATGCTGCCGCAGTACGTGCTGCTGGGCGTGGGCGACGTCTTCAACTCCGTGGGCATCCTCGAGTTCTTCTATTACCAGTCGCCGGACGGGATGCGGAGCCTGGGCACCACCTTCTTCACCAGCGGCCTCGGCGTCGGCAACTTCCTCAACAGCCTTCTTGTGACGCTCGTCGACCGTGTGACGAGGGGGCGGGAGAGCGCCGGCAAGAGCTGGATCGGCGACAACCTCAATGACTCCCACCTTGACTACTACCACGTGTTCCTCCTGCTTCTGTCGGTGCTCAATATGGCTCTGTTCGTGTGGGTGGCGATGAGATACAAGTACAAGAGGGAGTTCCTGGAGGTCGAGCATCCGGAGTTCAAGCGAGGTACTAAACAGCATTCAGAGCAACTCCCAGAGAGTTGGTAAAAATAGATGGCTAAATCCATGATTTAGCCAATCTCTAAAATAGAAATCTTCATAAAAAAACTGAAAACTCCAACGGTCTTTCTAGTACGGCGAGGCAGATGGCTAGCGGCACATGCGCTATATTTACCATGCGAGAATTTCGGGATAGATGGTTTGCTATTTTAGAAAGCCAGATTCAATAGCTGTTGGACTCTTTTTTTCCTCCAAAATAGTCAAATATAGATTACACTACATGGATAGCTcttctgttggagttgctctcaTAGAGGCCACAATAGCGGTACGCTACGATGTAGGGGCTTGGATATAGCGGCATTATTTGACGTAGCAGACCGCTATAGCGGTCCAAGTTCAGAACAAAACTAGCTTATTCTTAATTTAAGATATATTTAACCGTGAATCAACTCTTCGAATATAATTAGATATCTATTTACACTATTTATGTTATATGTTTATTAGTCTATCATTAGTTTGCATTTAGTTGATTTGATAATATGTAATAAAGTCATTTTTTAAGACACACATATAcctaattaattttttttgagaaacacaTATACTTAAATTATATGAGATTATTAGATAATGTTATTGGAACTTAGCATCTGTATATCACTCGCTATCCGCAATCTACAATGTactacctccgtcccaaaaagaacTCAACTATAGTTTACATGCCATGAAAAGTTGTTCACTTCTGACCaagtttttagtgaataatattcataGTTATGTCTTTGAATTAATTTGTTATGAAAATACACTTCGTAATTAATATGATGatatttgtcggtgtttcgaaccaccGGCTAGTAATTTTGTATCTACATGTCTAGCCCGGATGGTGTattcggaggacacaaggatttatactggtttgggtggaatgtccctacgtctagtctgttgctgctcgtgttactggcgctagtttgtagtaggagttacaaacgggcgagagatggagaaggtcccaagtctctagtgaaaagatCGAACGGAGTTGAATCTTGTTGAGCTCATTCAGTCGTGTGCTCATGCCTCTCTCGGGacgtcctgctttcccttttataggtgaaggggaaggcgcaggtTACAGAGAGACAGAAaagtgagggagaagaaggcctccaagGTCACGGcatccttcatctcctttatgcgggtcccgtcggtcctgtagatgatgacgggacagctccacgtcgcggccctattcgtcactggTGCTGTACGCAGGCATTGTCTACCGGTCATAGTGCTCCACTATGTTTCGACGGACAGCGTGGTCAATAGGTACTCCTGTTAGAAGCCGTacggggattaggcagcacagcgCCGCCACGCCCGACACTCTTGGCGACGTGAGCCCCAGGTATGGTCCGTCGTGTCCACGGGTCACGTCGAGACGTACCCGCTTCCCTCCCGGTGTTAGAAATTTGACCCTggggtcatactcttagatccatagtggttggaggcggtacgAATCCCCGTCGAGCGAGATGAAGCCtgcgcccgaggggtctggcgagacggGGCCCATGCCCTCAGGGTCGAGAAAGATAGAGCCCGCGCCCGAGGGGTGTGGCAAGACGGGGCCCGTGCCCTTAGGGTCGAGCGAGACCTTAAATACGTCTTGGACCATCCGGATGAATTAACGTTCGTGGCCGTTAACTTCCTTTctctgggtatccctaatatcgatacccgacaatagccctcgagcctgcg encodes:
- the LOC136533722 gene encoding protein NRT1/ PTR FAMILY 5.1-like encodes the protein MILITLAVSLKSLQPQCTPDGGCAAATRQQVAFFYGALYTMAIGAGGTKPNISTFGADQFDDFDAREREVKASFFNWWMFSSFTGGLVAVLVLVFVQENVGWGVGYTIPTVGLALSLLFYVGTPFYRHEPVQRDTAASPARLVGRVFSEAFVNRRHRLPSDAAELQEHETAWYTAAGKRRLHHTRAFRVLDRAALRSDTRRLLPCTVTEVEEVKLIIGMIVVWLSTLVPCTIWAQVNTLFVKQGTTLDRSMGGVRIPAASLGSFITISMLLSIPVYDCVLVPLVRRRTGNPRGITLLQRLGIGCAFQVLVVACAYLVEVRRMRVIRERSVHHAGDTVPMSIFWMLPQYVLLGVGDVFNSVGILEFFYYQSPDGMRSLGTTFFTSGLGVGNFLNSLLVTLVDRVTRGRESAGKSWIGDNLNDSHLDYYHVFLLLLSVLNMALFVWVAMRYKYKREFLEVEHPEFKRGTKQHSEQLPESW